One genomic window of Solanum stenotomum isolate F172 chromosome 9, ASM1918654v1, whole genome shotgun sequence includes the following:
- the LOC125877035 gene encoding membrane-associated progesterone-binding protein 4 produces MGWSPFLGIPLIVALLSFLFYKNFPLKSLNSAPQNFPRLFTVEELALYNGSDPRLTIFLGIIGSVFDVSKGKSHYGVGGGYNHFAGRDASRAFVSGNFTGDGLTDSLRDLSSAEVKSIVDWRDFYFRTYTYVGKLVGRYYDSEGNPTKYLKGVEAKAARGAQLMEKQKNEEAKLPSCNSRWSQQEGSEVWCDDGYPRLVQRPTEIALTGKMSKRCACFKEEDLDQPGLEVYEGCDYSAKTCRL; encoded by the exons ATGGGGTGGTCTCCATTTTTAGGGATTCCACTTATAGTGGctcttctctcttttctcttttacaAAAATTTCCCTCTCAAATCTCTCAACTCTGCTCCACAA AATTTTCCTAGACTTTTCACTGTTGAAGAACTTGCTCTTTATAATGGGTCTGATCCAAGATTGACCATTTTTCTTggaattattgg GTCTGTATTTGATGTGAGCAAAGGGAAGAGTCATTATGGAGTTGGAGGTGGTTACAACCATTTCGCCGGAAG aGATGCTTCGCGTGCATTTGTTTCAGGAAACTTTACAG GAGATGGACTCACTGACTCACTGCGTGATTTATCCAGCGCCGAG GTTAAAAGTATTGTTGACTGGAGAGACTTCTACTTCCGAACGTACAC ATATGTTGGTAAGCTAGTAGGTCGGTATTATGATAGTGAAGGCAATCCCACGAAGTACTTAAAAGGGGTTGAAGCAAAGGCCGCCAGAGGTGCTCAGCTGatggaaaaacaaaagaatgaagAGGCTAAACTACCTAGCTGTAATTCAAGGTGGAGTCAACAAGAGGGTTCAGAG GTTTGGTGTGACGATGGATATCCGAGATTAGTTCAACGACCTACAGAGATAGCGTTGACAGGAAAAATGAGCAAACGATGTGCTTGCTTTAAAGAGGAAGATCTTGACCAGCCAGGTTTGGAAGTCTATGAAGGATGTGATTATTCTGCCAAAACATGCCGGTTATAA
- the LOC125877878 gene encoding beta-1,3-galactosyltransferase pvg3-like, with amino-acid sequence MMPRRKLLLASLSSFAILIFIFFISFSIRLNFSLTTSLTNTILLQQAPQINTQFTLLIGIFTRPRNFDRRHFLRLVYGIQSTPIARIDVKFIFCNITNSEQRTFVALEIMRFNDIIVLNCSENMNSGKTYTYFSTLPQILPTRYDYVMKADDDVYLRLAPLASSLEPLPRVDLYYGFVIPCPSMNPFVHYMSGMGFVLSWDLVEWIRRSNIPANNTYGPEDKLVGQWLNLGNKAKNRFSNKPKMYDYPGTNGKCSHELIPNTIAVHRLKKWEQWINVLRFFNVTKQLQPSSLYSISID; translated from the coding sequence ATGATGCCAAGGAGGAAACTACTTCTAGcttctttatcttcttttgCTATActtatcttcatcttctttataTCATTTAGTATTCGCTTAAACTTTTCGTTAACAACTTCCTTAACCAATACCATTTTACTACAACAAGCGCCTCAGATAAACACACAGTTCACCCTTTTAATAGGAATTTTCACACGGCCAAGAAATTTCGATAGACGACATTTCCTTCGTCTTGTATATGGAATTCAATCCACCCCCATTGCTCGTATCGatgtaaagttcattttctgcAATATCACCAATTCAGAACAAAGAACTTTTGTCGCTTTAGAAATCATGCGTTTTAATGACATTATTGTCCTCAATTGCTCAGAGAACATGAATAGTGGTAAAACTTATACTTACTTTTCTACTCTTCCTCAAATACTTCCCACACGTTATGACTATGTCATGAAGGCTGATGATGATGTTTATTTGAGGCTTGCACCATTAGCATCATCACTTGAACCCTTACCTAGAGTTGATCTATATTATGGCTTTGTTATACCTTGTCCTAGCATGAATCCATTTGTCCATTATATGTCCGGAATGGGATTTGTTTTATCATGGGATCTGGTGGAATGGATAAGAAGATCGAATATTCCTGCGAATAATACATATGGACCAGAAGATAAATTGGTTGGTCAATGGCTTAATTTGggaaataaagcaaaaaatagattttcgaacaagccaaaaatgtatgattaTCCTGGAACTAATGGAAAATGTTCACATGAACTTATTCCAAATACAATAGCGGTTCATCGACTAAAAAAGTGGGAGCAATGGATAAATGTTCTAAGATTTTTTAATGTGACTAAACAACTTCAACCATCGAGTCTTTACAGTATATCaattgattaa